A stretch of Amycolatopsis balhimycina FH 1894 DNA encodes these proteins:
- a CDS encoding cellulase family glycosylhydrolase has translation MKRLLALVVAALTGGAVLTASPAAAAPEITAAAGTGTGFWHAAGSQLVDATGAPVRMTGINWFGAETGNYSPHGLWSRNYKDMLDQMAGLGYNTLRLPYSNQLFDPGSKPVSIDAVQNPDLQGLSGLQVLDKIVGYAGTKGMRVLLDRHRPDSGAQSPLWYTGAYPESRWISDWTMLAQHYKGNATVIGADLHNEPHSIQGGGGACWGCGDTATDWRLAAERAGNAVLAANPDWLVVVEGVDCVSGTGDPQCGWWGGNLSGARQFPVRLSKPDKLVYSAHEYATSVFAQKWFSDPAFPANMPALWDHFFGYLQKQNIAPVLLGEFGTTLADPRDKTWLQELMRYTGTGPAGMSFTYWSWNPNSGDTGGILNDDWTTVNQAKQAILQPYLIPPAGSGGGPGDPPPPVSCAVSYHVDNTWQGGFIATVTLKNPGSSALKNWALGWTVPAGTQITGGWNATVSQTGQQATAKAPTWAPDLAGGASVSIGIQATGPSTGTPSGFAVGATACTT, from the coding sequence ATGAAGCGACTGCTCGCACTGGTGGTCGCCGCACTGACCGGGGGCGCCGTTCTCACGGCGTCCCCGGCCGCCGCGGCCCCGGAGATCACCGCGGCGGCCGGCACCGGCACCGGGTTCTGGCACGCCGCCGGCTCCCAGCTGGTCGACGCGACCGGCGCGCCGGTCCGGATGACCGGGATCAACTGGTTCGGCGCGGAAACCGGCAACTACTCGCCGCACGGCCTGTGGAGCCGCAACTACAAGGACATGCTCGACCAGATGGCCGGGCTCGGGTACAACACGCTGCGGCTGCCGTACTCGAACCAGCTGTTCGACCCCGGGTCCAAACCGGTCAGCATCGACGCCGTGCAGAACCCGGACCTGCAGGGCCTGTCCGGGCTGCAGGTGCTGGACAAGATCGTCGGCTACGCCGGTACCAAGGGCATGCGCGTGCTCCTGGACCGGCACCGGCCGGACTCCGGCGCGCAGTCCCCGCTCTGGTACACCGGCGCGTACCCGGAGAGCCGCTGGATCTCCGACTGGACGATGCTGGCCCAGCACTACAAGGGCAACGCCACGGTGATCGGCGCGGACCTGCACAACGAACCGCACTCGATCCAGGGTGGCGGCGGGGCCTGCTGGGGCTGTGGCGACACCGCGACCGACTGGCGGCTCGCCGCCGAACGGGCCGGCAACGCCGTGCTCGCGGCGAACCCGGACTGGCTGGTCGTGGTCGAGGGCGTCGACTGCGTCAGCGGCACCGGCGACCCGCAGTGCGGCTGGTGGGGCGGCAACCTCTCCGGGGCCAGGCAGTTCCCGGTGCGACTGTCCAAACCGGACAAGCTGGTGTACTCGGCGCACGAGTACGCGACGTCGGTGTTCGCCCAGAAGTGGTTCTCCGACCCCGCGTTCCCGGCGAACATGCCCGCGCTGTGGGACCACTTCTTCGGTTACCTGCAGAAGCAGAACATCGCGCCGGTGCTGCTCGGCGAGTTCGGCACGACGCTCGCCGACCCGCGCGACAAGACGTGGCTGCAGGAACTGATGCGCTACACCGGCACCGGCCCGGCCGGCATGAGCTTCACGTACTGGTCGTGGAACCCGAACTCCGGGGACACCGGCGGCATCCTCAACGACGACTGGACCACGGTCAACCAGGCCAAGCAGGCGATCCTCCAGCCGTACCTGATCCCGCCGGCAGGATCGGGCGGCGGCCCCGGCGACCCGCCGCCCCCGGTGAGCTGCGCGGTCTCCTACCACGTCGACAACACCTGGCAAGGCGGGTTCATCGCCACGGTGACCCTGAAGAACCCGGGCAGTTCGGCGCTGAAGAACTGGGCGCTCGGCTGGACCGTGCCCGCCGGCACGCAGATCACCGGCGGCTGGAACGCGACGGTCTCGCAGACCGGCCAGCAGGCGACGGCCAAGGCTCCCACCTGGGCGCCCGACCTGGCCGGCGGCGCTTCGGTGTCGATCGGCATCCAGGCGACCGGGCCGTCGACCGGCACGCCCAGCGGGTTCGCCGTCGGGGCGACCGCCTGCACCACCTGA
- a CDS encoding carbohydrate ABC transporter permease: MTVIDKIAPEGSKAGERVSPRPTFRHRLSRWDVKVSPYLYVAPFFIVFGIVGLFPLLYTAYVSLFKWKAGDEHPDFIGLDNYKELFSDSQFWNALTNTISIFLLSSVPQLIIAMMLAALLGARLRGATGWRVGILLPYAASLVSIGIIFANLFGPKYGLINGVLQTIGLDPVDWQADRFGSHVAIAIMVNWRWTGYNALIVLAAMQAIPKELHEAALIDGAGMWRRFFNVTLPLLKPTLVFVTITSTIGGLQIFTEPKLFDAMPGSNNGGSSNQFQTVTLYLYQSAFENYSLGYASAIAWVLFVIIVLIALVNFFLTGRLTRTPAVKVKEK; this comes from the coding sequence ATGACCGTCATCGACAAGATCGCGCCGGAAGGGAGTAAGGCCGGGGAGCGAGTGTCTCCCCGGCCCACCTTCCGTCACCGGTTGAGCCGGTGGGACGTCAAGGTATCGCCGTACCTCTACGTCGCACCGTTCTTCATCGTCTTCGGGATCGTCGGGCTCTTCCCACTGCTGTACACCGCGTACGTCTCGCTGTTCAAGTGGAAGGCCGGGGACGAACACCCCGACTTCATCGGCCTCGACAACTACAAGGAGCTGTTCTCCGACAGCCAGTTCTGGAACGCGCTGACCAACACGATCAGCATCTTCCTGCTCTCCAGCGTCCCGCAGCTCATCATCGCGATGATGCTGGCGGCGCTGCTCGGTGCCCGGCTGCGCGGAGCGACGGGCTGGCGGGTCGGCATCCTGCTGCCCTACGCGGCCAGCCTCGTCTCGATCGGGATCATCTTCGCGAACCTGTTCGGCCCCAAGTACGGGCTGATCAACGGCGTGCTGCAGACGATCGGGCTGGACCCGGTCGACTGGCAGGCCGACCGGTTCGGCAGCCACGTCGCGATCGCGATCATGGTGAACTGGCGCTGGACCGGGTACAACGCCCTGATCGTGCTGGCGGCGATGCAGGCGATCCCGAAGGAACTGCACGAGGCGGCGCTGATCGACGGCGCGGGCATGTGGCGCCGGTTCTTCAACGTCACGCTGCCCCTGCTGAAACCCACGCTCGTCTTCGTCACCATCACCTCGACGATCGGCGGCCTGCAGATCTTCACCGAGCCCAAGCTGTTCGACGCCATGCCGGGGTCGAACAACGGCGGCTCCAGCAACCAGTTCCAGACGGTGACGCTGTACCTCTACCAGTCGGCGTTCGAGAACTACAGCCTCGGTTACGCCTCGGCGATCGCCTGGGTGCTGTTCGTGATCATCGTGCTCATCGCGCTGGTGAACTTCTTCCTCACCGGCAGGCTGACCCGCACCCCGGCGGTGAAGGTGAAGGAGAAATGA
- a CDS encoding ABC transporter substrate-binding protein: MRMFRNGLVLALGITMTALGASACSGGGEQTPPAAANPNEHVDLTLATFTEFGYEALIPEYERLHPNIKITHRKTGEGGPYHQDLITKLAAGSGLADVTAVEEGHLSDVLDKGSKFNDLSKIGPADVTPDRWLGWKYDAAKTKDGKVIGYGTDIGPLAMCYRKDLFAAAKLPTDPEAVKPLFATWDSYFAAGADYVKNTGGKAWFDSASQNFNAMVNQLPQGYIGTDDKLAVENNQGIKDAWTKVTDAVAKGESAKLTAFSPEWNSAFKQSAFATKVCPSWMLGVIKEHAGPENAGKWAVTAAFPGGGGNWGGSYLTVPTQSKHPKEAAELAAWLTAPEQQVKAFQAKGNFPSQVKALTDPALLSYTNPYFGDTKIGELFAEQAKKVQKPQYKGPGDGQIQENASSPALQAVEQGKKSPADAWNQMVDAAKKITR; the protein is encoded by the coding sequence GTGAGAATGTTCCGGAACGGCCTGGTCCTGGCACTGGGCATCACGATGACGGCGCTCGGCGCCTCGGCCTGCAGCGGAGGCGGTGAACAGACCCCACCGGCGGCGGCGAACCCGAACGAGCACGTCGACCTGACCCTGGCAACGTTCACCGAGTTCGGCTACGAGGCCCTCATCCCGGAGTACGAGCGGCTGCACCCCAACATCAAGATCACCCACCGCAAGACCGGCGAAGGTGGCCCCTACCACCAGGACCTCATCACCAAGCTGGCCGCCGGCTCGGGTCTCGCCGACGTCACCGCGGTCGAAGAGGGCCACCTGTCCGACGTCCTGGACAAGGGCTCGAAGTTCAACGACCTGAGCAAGATCGGGCCGGCCGACGTCACCCCCGACCGCTGGCTCGGCTGGAAGTACGACGCCGCCAAGACCAAGGACGGCAAGGTCATCGGCTACGGCACCGACATCGGGCCGCTGGCGATGTGCTACCGCAAGGACCTGTTCGCCGCGGCCAAGCTGCCGACGGACCCCGAAGCCGTGAAGCCGCTCTTCGCCACCTGGGACAGCTACTTCGCGGCCGGCGCCGACTACGTGAAGAACACCGGCGGCAAGGCGTGGTTCGACTCGGCCTCGCAGAACTTCAACGCCATGGTCAACCAGCTCCCGCAGGGCTACATCGGCACCGACGACAAGCTCGCCGTCGAGAACAACCAGGGCATCAAGGATGCCTGGACCAAGGTCACCGACGCGGTCGCCAAGGGCGAGTCGGCCAAGCTCACCGCGTTCAGCCCCGAATGGAACTCCGCCTTCAAGCAGAGCGCGTTCGCCACGAAGGTGTGCCCGTCGTGGATGCTCGGCGTCATCAAGGAGCACGCCGGCCCGGAAAACGCCGGCAAGTGGGCGGTCACCGCGGCGTTCCCCGGCGGCGGCGGCAACTGGGGCGGCTCGTACCTGACCGTGCCGACGCAGTCGAAGCACCCGAAGGAAGCGGCCGAACTGGCTGCCTGGCTGACCGCGCCCGAGCAGCAGGTCAAGGCGTTCCAGGCCAAGGGCAACTTCCCGAGCCAGGTCAAGGCGCTCACGGACCCGGCGCTGCTGAGCTACACCAACCCCTACTTCGGCGACACGAAGATCGGCGAACTGTTCGCCGAGCAGGCCAAGAAGGTCCAGAAGCCGCAGTACAAGGGCCCGGGCGACGGCCAGATCCAGGAGAACGCGTCCAGCCCGGCTCTGCAGGCGGTCGAACAGGGCAAGAAGTCGCCGGCGGACGCCTGGAACCAGATGGTCGACGCCGCGAAGAAGATCACGCGCTGA
- a CDS encoding LacI family DNA-binding transcriptional regulator, with protein sequence MEDVAAFAGVSRSTASRALNDDAYVSAAAREKVLAAARDLGYSPNQAARSLVTRRTGAVAVVLSEPEARLLDDPYRTAVMRAGYRELADVGRQMVLIFSDTREDLGKTVRFLEGGHVDGALVFAPHRADPLPKALRLLRIPIVFGGQAAGIRRGVHVVDFDNEGGARLAVQHLVATGRRRIATIAGPQDQSAPIDRLAGWRKTLLDAGLDPADLVEEADFTLSGGANAMSALLARHVDLDAVFVASDMMAVGALRTLDAAGRRIPDDVAVVSFDDNATLAPAMDPPLTSVHQDPREQVHAMVETLMQLLADQNLKPRQQVLPVSLAVRASS encoded by the coding sequence CTGGAGGACGTCGCGGCGTTCGCCGGGGTGTCGCGGTCGACGGCGTCACGCGCGTTGAACGACGACGCGTACGTCAGCGCGGCGGCGCGCGAGAAGGTCCTCGCCGCGGCCCGTGACCTGGGCTATTCCCCGAACCAGGCGGCCCGGTCGCTGGTCACGCGCCGCACCGGGGCGGTCGCGGTGGTGCTGTCCGAGCCGGAGGCCCGGCTGCTCGACGACCCGTACCGCACCGCCGTCATGCGGGCCGGCTACCGGGAGCTCGCCGACGTCGGCCGCCAGATGGTGCTGATCTTCAGCGACACGCGCGAAGACCTGGGCAAGACGGTCCGGTTCCTCGAGGGCGGGCACGTCGACGGCGCGCTGGTGTTCGCGCCGCACCGCGCCGACCCGCTGCCCAAGGCGCTGCGGCTGCTCCGGATCCCGATCGTGTTCGGCGGACAGGCGGCCGGCATCCGGCGCGGCGTGCACGTCGTCGACTTCGACAACGAGGGCGGCGCCCGGCTGGCAGTCCAGCACCTGGTCGCCACCGGGCGGCGGCGGATCGCCACCATCGCCGGTCCGCAGGACCAGAGCGCCCCGATCGACCGGCTCGCCGGCTGGCGCAAGACCCTCCTCGACGCCGGGCTCGACCCCGCCGACCTGGTCGAAGAGGCCGACTTCACGCTGTCCGGCGGAGCGAACGCGATGTCCGCGCTGCTGGCCAGGCACGTGGACCTCGACGCCGTGTTCGTGGCCAGCGACATGATGGCGGTGGGGGCGCTGCGCACCCTCGACGCGGCGGGCCGCCGCATCCCGGACGACGTCGCGGTCGTCAGCTTCGACGACAACGCGACCCTCGCCCCGGCCATGGACCCGCCCCTGACGTCGGTGCACCAGGACCCCCGCGAGCAGGTCCACGCGATGGTCGAGACCCTCATGCAGCTGCTCGCCGACCAGAACCTGAAGCCACGGCAGCAGGTCCTCCCGGTCTCCCTGGCGGTCCGCGCTTCGAGCTGA
- a CDS encoding glycoside hydrolase family 6 protein — MKSEFWSPKRKARLAVASSVTAAAVVSGLLVAGGSPAGAATGCKVTYTVNQWDTGFTANIAVTNLGDSVSSWNVEWDFGGNQQVQQGWSATFSQSAKHVSAKNPSWGGTLGSNATANFGFNGSYSGTNDIPTSFSLNGAHCDGTPGNPTTTPTSPTTVTTSISPTTSTTPTGPTTPTQPGTHVENPYAGAKGYVNPDWSGEVSAAAAAKGGTLGAQMAKVANTSTAVWIDRIAAITGTADSRGLRGHLDAALAQVSGGTPVTIQVVVYDLPNRDCAALASNGELKVAQNGLARYKSEYIDPIASIMADPKYAPLRIVAIVEPDSLPNLVTNTSMATCAEAQSSGAYTQGIQYALNKLHAISNVYNYLDIAHSAWLGWDSNFGPFVNLVKQMLQGTTAGVNSVDGFISATANYTPLTEPNLPDPNLNVGGQQLKSATFYQWNPYFAEVPYATAMYNAFVAAGLPSGIGMLVDTSRNGWGGSARPTGASGSTVDAYVNSGRIDRRLHRGNWCNQSGAGLGIRPTASPAAHFDAYVWIKPPGESDGASQQIPNDEGKGADPMCDPTFHGTQQANGGNLTGALPNAPLSGKWFEAQFEQLVQNAYPPVQ; from the coding sequence ATGAAGAGTGAATTCTGGTCCCCGAAGAGGAAGGCCCGGCTCGCCGTGGCCTCCTCGGTGACGGCCGCGGCGGTCGTCTCGGGGCTCCTCGTGGCCGGCGGCAGTCCCGCCGGGGCCGCGACCGGCTGCAAGGTGACCTACACGGTCAACCAGTGGGACACCGGGTTCACCGCGAACATCGCGGTGACCAACCTCGGTGACAGCGTCTCGTCCTGGAACGTCGAATGGGACTTCGGCGGCAACCAGCAGGTCCAGCAGGGCTGGAGTGCCACGTTCAGCCAGAGCGCCAAGCACGTGAGCGCGAAGAACCCGTCGTGGGGAGGGACGCTCGGCTCGAACGCGACGGCGAACTTCGGGTTCAACGGCTCGTACTCGGGCACGAACGACATCCCGACGTCGTTCTCGCTCAACGGCGCCCACTGCGACGGCACTCCGGGCAACCCGACCACGACGCCGACGTCGCCGACCACCGTGACGACGTCGATCAGCCCCACGACCTCCACGACTCCGACCGGGCCCACCACCCCGACGCAACCGGGGACGCACGTGGAAAACCCGTACGCGGGCGCCAAGGGGTACGTGAACCCGGACTGGTCGGGCGAGGTGTCCGCGGCGGCCGCGGCCAAGGGCGGCACGCTCGGTGCCCAGATGGCCAAGGTGGCCAATACCTCGACCGCGGTCTGGATCGACCGGATCGCGGCGATCACCGGCACGGCGGACTCGCGGGGCCTGCGCGGGCACCTCGATGCCGCGCTGGCCCAGGTGAGCGGCGGCACGCCGGTGACCATCCAGGTCGTCGTCTACGACCTGCCCAACCGCGACTGCGCGGCGCTGGCGTCCAACGGTGAGCTGAAGGTCGCCCAGAACGGCCTGGCCCGGTACAAGAGCGAGTACATCGACCCGATCGCTTCGATCATGGCCGACCCGAAGTACGCGCCACTGCGCATCGTGGCGATCGTCGAACCGGACTCGCTGCCGAACCTGGTCACGAACACGTCGATGGCGACGTGTGCGGAGGCGCAGTCCAGCGGGGCGTACACGCAGGGCATCCAGTACGCGCTGAACAAGCTGCACGCGATCTCCAACGTCTACAACTACCTGGACATCGCGCACTCGGCGTGGCTGGGCTGGGACAGCAACTTCGGCCCGTTCGTGAACCTGGTCAAGCAGATGCTGCAGGGCACCACGGCCGGGGTGAACAGCGTCGACGGCTTCATCAGCGCCACGGCCAACTACACGCCGCTGACCGAACCGAACCTGCCCGACCCGAACCTGAACGTCGGCGGGCAGCAGCTGAAGTCGGCGACGTTCTACCAGTGGAACCCGTACTTCGCCGAGGTTCCCTACGCCACCGCGATGTACAACGCGTTCGTCGCGGCGGGTCTGCCGAGCGGCATCGGCATGCTGGTCGACACCTCCCGCAACGGCTGGGGCGGCTCGGCCCGGCCCACCGGGGCGTCGGGGTCCACTGTGGACGCCTACGTGAACTCGGGCCGGATCGACCGGCGGCTGCACCGCGGCAACTGGTGCAACCAGAGCGGTGCGGGCCTGGGCATCCGGCCGACGGCTTCGCCGGCGGCGCACTTCGACGCCTACGTCTGGATCAAGCCGCCGGGTGAGTCCGACGGCGCGAGCCAGCAGATCCCGAACGACGAAGGCAAGGGCGCCGACCCGATGTGCGACCCGACCTTCCACGGCACGCAGCAGGCCAACGGCGGCAACCTGACCGGCGCCCTGCCGAACGCCCCGCTGTCCGGCAAGTGGTTCGAGGCCCAGTTCGAGCAGCTGGTCCAGAACGCCTACCCGCCGGTGCAGTGA
- a CDS encoding carbohydrate ABC transporter permease: MTALHGDVHAGLRKRVATLGKPRKATYIVLAIFVLGSLFPFYWSFLVASRDNGMLTERIPPFLPGGNFFANAARVFDTVPFWKALANSVIVSGTVTLTTVLFSSLAGFAFAKLRFRGRNGLFVFIVVTLAVPTQLGIIPLFIAMSELGWAGHLESVIVPNLVTAFGVFWMRQYTVDALPYELIEAARVDGCSMIRIFWNVCLPAVRPAAAILAMFTFMMSWNDFLWPLVVLDAGNPTVQVALEKLQSGYYVDYSLVLAGTTLATIPILIVFVLLGRQIVAGIMQGAVKG, from the coding sequence ATGACCGCACTCCACGGTGACGTTCACGCGGGGCTGCGCAAGCGCGTCGCCACGCTCGGCAAGCCGCGCAAGGCGACCTACATCGTGCTGGCGATCTTCGTGCTCGGCTCGCTGTTCCCGTTCTACTGGTCGTTCCTGGTGGCCAGCCGCGACAACGGGATGCTCACCGAGCGCATCCCGCCGTTCCTGCCCGGCGGGAACTTCTTCGCCAACGCCGCCCGGGTCTTCGACACCGTGCCGTTCTGGAAGGCGCTCGCCAACAGCGTCATCGTGTCCGGCACGGTCACCCTGACCACGGTGCTGTTCTCGTCGCTGGCCGGGTTCGCCTTCGCCAAGCTGCGGTTCCGCGGGCGGAACGGGCTGTTCGTGTTCATCGTCGTCACGCTCGCCGTGCCGACCCAGCTCGGCATCATCCCGTTGTTCATCGCGATGTCGGAACTGGGCTGGGCCGGTCACCTCGAGTCGGTGATCGTGCCCAACCTGGTCACCGCCTTCGGCGTGTTCTGGATGCGTCAGTACACAGTGGACGCTCTGCCGTACGAGCTGATCGAGGCCGCGCGCGTCGACGGCTGCAGCATGATCCGGATCTTCTGGAACGTCTGCCTGCCCGCGGTGCGCCCGGCCGCGGCGATCCTCGCGATGTTCACGTTCATGATGTCGTGGAACGACTTCCTGTGGCCGCTCGTCGTGCTGGACGCCGGCAACCCCACCGTCCAGGTGGCCCTGGAAAAGCTGCAGAGCGGCTACTACGTCGACTATTCGCTCGTCCTGGCCGGCACGACCCTGGCCACCATCCCCATCCTCATCGTCTTCGTCCTCCTCGGCCGCCAGATCGTGGCCGGGATCATGCAAGGTGCCGTGAAAGGGTGA
- a CDS encoding glycoside hydrolase family 48 protein: protein MRSSPRKRARALALASAVLAVTGAVVAPPPALGADIACSVTYTSNDWDTGFTANVSLRNDGAPFDSWKVGWTFLDGQKVQQGWSATFAQSGAAVTATNMSYNGHLDTGASTSFGFNGSKGSANRPPTDFSVNGTSCTGANKAPTVSLTAPSSTGTYYAPATIPLAATAADSDGTVSKVEFYAGDTLLATDTAAPFEGSWGNVPAGTYSITAKAYDNKGASTTSSPVSVKVLSGPTIVASPATAQVKQGGTTTFAVSLAGAPTAPVTVAVARTGGSTDLTASPASLTFTTANWNVPQNVTVTSADNGGALGSATFTASSSGYTAAAVTVNEISSSTSDYQLAFLTQYNKIKDPNNGYFRKFGNILVPYHSIETLIVEAPDHGHETTSEAFSYYLWLEASYGRITGDWAPFNQAWTSIETYAIPSAADQPSNSGYNASKPATYAAEYPSPKSYPSQLQSGVSVGSDPIAAELKAAYGSADVYGMHWLLDVDNIYKFGHCEDGTNTAPAFINTFQRGSQESVWETVTQPSCDLLKFGGKNGYLDLFTGDTSYAKQWKYTDAPDADARAVQVAFQAEKWAAAQNKSADVAAVVKKASKMGDYLRYSLFDKYFKKIGNCVSPSSCPAGTGKDSEHYLISWYYAWGGSMDSSSSWAWRIGDGAAHQGYQNPLAAYALSADAGLKVTSATGAQDWATSLSRQMEFLQWLQSSEGGLAGGATNSWEGQYGTPPAGTPTFYGMFYDYQPVWHDPPSNQWFGFQTWGMERIAEYYQATNDARAKKILDKWVPWAIANTTVGAGGSFQIPSDLTWSGAPDTWNATSPGANTSLHVAVKNYSQDVGVAASLAKTLLYYASGSSNAQAKTVGEQLLNALSANTDSKGIAVPETRTDYNRFDDTYNATTDQGLYVPPGWTGTMPNGDPINANSTFLSIRSFYKNDPQWPKVQSYLDGGAAPTFTYHRFWAQSEIATAFAAHVALFG from the coding sequence ATGCGTTCCTCTCCCCGAAAGCGCGCGCGTGCGCTGGCACTGGCCTCGGCCGTGCTGGCGGTCACGGGCGCGGTGGTCGCCCCACCTCCGGCGCTCGGCGCCGACATCGCCTGTTCCGTCACCTACACCTCCAACGACTGGGACACCGGGTTCACCGCCAACGTCTCGCTGCGCAACGACGGAGCCCCGTTCGACAGCTGGAAGGTCGGCTGGACGTTCCTGGACGGCCAGAAGGTCCAGCAGGGCTGGAGCGCCACGTTCGCCCAGTCCGGCGCCGCGGTCACCGCGACGAACATGTCCTACAACGGCCACCTCGACACCGGGGCGAGCACGTCGTTCGGGTTCAACGGCTCGAAGGGCTCGGCCAACCGGCCGCCGACCGACTTCTCGGTGAACGGCACGTCGTGCACCGGCGCGAACAAGGCGCCGACGGTCAGCCTGACCGCGCCGTCCTCGACCGGCACCTACTACGCCCCGGCGACGATCCCTCTAGCCGCCACGGCCGCCGACAGCGACGGCACGGTGAGCAAGGTCGAGTTCTACGCCGGTGACACGCTGCTGGCCACCGACACGGCGGCGCCGTTCGAGGGCAGCTGGGGCAACGTCCCGGCCGGGACCTACTCGATCACGGCGAAGGCGTACGACAACAAGGGCGCGAGCACGACGTCCAGCCCGGTCAGCGTGAAGGTCCTGTCGGGGCCGACGATCGTGGCGAGCCCGGCGACCGCGCAGGTCAAGCAGGGCGGCACGACGACGTTCGCCGTCTCCCTCGCCGGCGCCCCGACGGCCCCGGTCACGGTCGCCGTCGCGCGGACGGGCGGGAGCACGGACCTCACGGCGAGCCCGGCGAGCCTGACGTTCACGACGGCGAACTGGAACGTGCCGCAGAACGTCACGGTCACCAGCGCCGACAACGGCGGAGCGCTGGGCAGCGCGACCTTCACCGCGAGCAGCTCCGGCTACACCGCGGCCGCGGTCACGGTGAACGAGATCTCGTCGTCCACTTCGGACTACCAGCTCGCGTTCCTGACGCAGTACAACAAGATCAAGGACCCGAACAACGGCTACTTCCGTAAGTTCGGGAACATCCTGGTGCCCTACCACTCGATCGAGACGCTGATCGTCGAGGCACCGGACCACGGCCACGAGACGACGTCGGAGGCGTTCAGCTACTACCTCTGGCTCGAAGCGTCCTACGGCCGGATCACCGGTGACTGGGCCCCGTTCAACCAGGCGTGGACGTCGATCGAGACGTACGCGATCCCGTCGGCGGCGGACCAGCCGAGCAACAGCGGGTACAACGCGAGCAAGCCGGCGACGTACGCGGCCGAGTACCCGAGCCCGAAGTCGTACCCGTCGCAGCTGCAGAGCGGCGTGTCGGTCGGCAGCGACCCGATCGCAGCCGAGCTGAAGGCGGCCTACGGGTCGGCGGACGTCTACGGCATGCACTGGCTGCTGGACGTCGACAACATCTACAAGTTCGGCCACTGCGAAGACGGCACGAACACCGCACCGGCGTTCATCAACACCTTCCAGCGCGGCTCGCAGGAGTCGGTCTGGGAGACGGTCACGCAGCCCAGCTGCGACCTGCTGAAGTTCGGTGGCAAGAACGGGTACCTGGACCTGTTCACCGGTGACACCTCCTACGCCAAGCAGTGGAAGTACACCGACGCTCCGGACGCGGACGCCCGCGCGGTGCAGGTGGCCTTCCAGGCCGAGAAGTGGGCCGCGGCGCAGAACAAGAGCGCCGACGTCGCCGCCGTCGTCAAGAAGGCGTCGAAGATGGGCGACTACCTCCGGTACTCGCTGTTCGACAAGTACTTCAAGAAGATCGGCAACTGCGTCAGCCCGTCGAGCTGCCCGGCCGGGACCGGCAAGGACAGCGAGCACTACCTGATCTCGTGGTACTACGCCTGGGGCGGTTCGATGGACTCGTCCAGCTCCTGGGCGTGGCGGATCGGCGACGGCGCGGCGCACCAGGGCTACCAGAACCCCCTCGCGGCGTACGCGTTGTCGGCCGACGCGGGCCTGAAGGTCACCTCGGCCACCGGCGCGCAGGACTGGGCGACCAGCCTCAGCCGTCAGATGGAGTTCCTGCAGTGGCTGCAGTCCTCCGAGGGCGGTCTCGCCGGCGGCGCGACCAACAGCTGGGAGGGCCAGTACGGGACCCCGCCGGCAGGCACGCCGACGTTCTACGGGATGTTCTACGACTACCAGCCGGTCTGGCACGACCCGCCGAGCAACCAGTGGTTCGGCTTCCAGACCTGGGGCATGGAGCGGATCGCCGAGTACTACCAGGCGACCAACGACGCCCGGGCGAAGAAGATCCTCGACAAGTGGGTGCCCTGGGCGATCGCGAACACCACGGTCGGCGCGGGCGGGAGCTTCCAGATCCCGTCCGACCTGACCTGGAGCGGCGCGCCGGACACCTGGAACGCCACCAGCCCGGGTGCGAACACCAGCCTGCACGTCGCGGTGAAGAACTACAGCCAGGACGTCGGAGTCGCGGCTTCGCTGGCCAAGACGCTGCTCTACTACGCGTCGGGGTCGAGCAACGCCCAGGCGAAGACGGTCGGGGAGCAGCTGCTGAACGCGCTGTCGGCGAACACCGACAGCAAGGGCATCGCGGTGCCGGAGACCCGGACCGACTACAACCGGTTCGACGACACCTACAACGCCACCACGGACCAGGGACTGTACGTCCCGCCGGGCTGGACGGGCACGATGCCGAACGGCGACCCGATCAACGCGAACTCCACGTTCCTGTCGATCCGCTCGTTCTACAAGAACGACCCGCAGTGGCCGAAGGTCCAGTCCTACCTGGACGGCGGCGCCGCGCCGACGTTCACCTACCACCGGTTCTGGGCGCAGTCGGAGATCGCCACGGCGTTCGCCGCGCACGTCGCCCTGTTCGGTTGA